From the genome of Gambusia affinis linkage group LG04, SWU_Gaff_1.0, whole genome shotgun sequence:
ggggactggagtttgatactTGTGATACAGAGGAAAGGCAGATGAAATGTACAGTATGCAAAAGATTTGATACATTGTGTAATCAGAATATTATCTTGCAAATACAATCTATTTGAACAAAGGAACATACAGTGAGTGCAGGTATTAGAAGGAAAATAGGGGAGCACTAATGTAAACAGCGAGCAGCTCACAAATAAGGCCTGCTTTGCTTGCAAAACTTCTGGTTTTCATCAGTAAATTTCATCAAGACTGAAacctaaatcaaatttttcGCTATTAATCCaaaccagtttttgtttttctgattatttatcATTGCCTTTCTCCCAGCAGAAATCTTTGTTGTAGTATTTGCTGCAAACCCATTACTAATAAAGGAACAAAACTGCTATGTCCTGTGTTTCAGTGTCAAGGACCTTTATTGACTCTACTTGTGGGACAGCATCTAGGCTTTGAACAAATCTCAACATGGATAATGTTGAAACCAGGTCTATGAACAACACTTCCATATAAAGCTAAAGGGGAAGAACACGAAGCAGCTTGTgcaacttttgttgtttttttctcagaatcgATGCAGTTAGCTGGCATCTGTGTGAGTCACTCACTCGTACTCGTGCGGTATCCTGATGACGGAGGATTTCATCTCATGGCTGCTCAGTGCTTCCTGGGAGAGATCAGGTTGAGGCTCGGTTTTGATTGGCTTGTGCAGGTCATGGACCTCCCCGTGCTTCGTAGAGTGAACTGGTGAAACATAAGAGATACAcagttttgttagttttctttctgtttacatATTGTGAAACTTTTCTTCACACATAAATGGTTATCCCCAGAAGGTAAATCCAAGATTAATACCCAATAATGAAACTTTCAGCAGCAGGTAGTTCCAAAGGAATGCCCCTGGTAaactctttgtgtgtttttgtgtgcttAGCtctaatattttgttattttcatcaaGTGTGTGCCTGTCAAATGTGAAAGATTTAGAGAAGTGAGTAATTTGTGGCGCCCTCCAGCAGACCACAGGCaacaggacaaaaataaaacatcttccagaataaaaaactgaaaatttgctgaaattgtttttctaagAGCAGAGTGAAAAAAGTGCTTCCTCATTATAAGTAAGAGACAAATATAGACGTTGAAGAAGGAACCAGTTTAGGGCAATAGCAAAACCCAGTTGACTTCTGTTTGAATCCAACTTATTATTATCACAATAAACTATTTTCTTCGTGAGAAGACATTTAAAGTAAGCTAGTTAAAGAtaatagatatatatatatatgtcaccttttatcttttttgatCAGAAGCATTTCTAAGTTAAGTTGAATTTACCTCCAACTGTGACACTACAACAGCATGTCATGACCCAGCCCTGCCACTTAACATACTCATTGTTAGCTTCATGTATTCAAGATAGACATCAAGTGTCATGCAAATGTATTTCAGACCGAAATAGATAAGAAACAGAAGAGGACCTCAGGCAGGGCAGAAGCAGTGTGTCCATTACAGTGCGAACACAAAATcttgcagattttgtttttctaagaaTATTTTTAGCCTAGCTTtagcaaatatcttaatactcTTGAAACCAAGattcacaagtaacttttcagcaagatctagaagagagttttaggtaaataattcctttaatTGTGgcactagttccactggcagattattcaTTTGTAACAAGATGCTTTCCATtatttataagttaaataatctgccagtggaactagttatttctcatcaatattaagaagttattgacttaaaaaagctcctatatcttatCAAAAtgctacttgtaagttagtttgggCTTGTTTCAAGTGTACATTAGTacactgtgtgtttttgcagtgtataatGCTTAAGAATTTAAGTGCTTTTCAAATTTCCTTGGATTTTTCTAAGAGACCAGAGTCAAAATTGACTCACCAAGGCAAAATGGAAATGTGTGCcgcacttttaaaatttttacttggAAAAATCTTTTACGGCCTTTTCATTACTTtgcttccatttcacaattattagCTACTTTACCTTTAAAGGTCTAATccctttaaaatattcagatgtTTGTGGGTGCAAGGCTAGGTCGAGCAGAATACAGATTAAGCGACAAACAGGTCTCACCATACTTATGTTCTCTGCTGGGAAGATGACCTTCATCGCTCGGGACCGGCGAACTCACGATCATCGACGGATGCAGGGGAATTGGTGACGGGTACATGAGGGGCAGGGGCAGCACGAGCGGCGACACCATCACCCCGGGACTTTGGATGACCATGGGTGGGTAAGGCATCATGTGAGTGGGTGGCGGGAGGGAGTGGGTGGGCGACGAGTGGAGCTGAGAGTGCGGGGAGCAGGGAGAAGCGCGGCTCGCCGAGCTGTAGGTGGAGGACGGAGAGCTGGGAGGCGAGGCCGGGGAGGATGCTGGAGGCGAGGacgaggtggaggaggagcGCTTGCTGACCGACAGGTCCACCGGCTCCTGCTGGCTCTGCGTGGGGTTGCATGGGGTGAAGGGCTGCATGGGCACCCTGTAGAAGGCACTGGGATGGTGAAAGATCACCCCGTATGGCTCTGGGAATGACTGCGAGGAGGGGAAGAGAGGatgcaggaggaggaagtggcGAAGGGAAACAAAAGAACAGAGAGGTAAACATTTCCGCTTTGCCTTGAATAACATGGAAAACATGTTTCTGCCGCACAAACAACCACAGCCAGCTGAAAAAATTGAAACGCAGCACTCTGCTCACCAGCAGATAACTGTTAAGTAcagtgcatttgtgtgtgtgttcattagCCTGGCAGAATGTGCAGGCATTGTATGCAAATCTCTACTGTATGCAACTTGTTTGTCCAGGAAGAGAAGGAATGTGGGAACTAGTTGCTCTAGACTCTTAGCAGGAGTATGTGTAGCTGTTTTTCATGTGTGCacgtgtgcgtgcatgtgtgtgcgtgtgcgtgcatgtgtgtgtgtgtgtgttggagtaTGTGGGTTGATGGAAGGGGCATCAGCAGCATGTTCAGGCAagatggaaacacaaaaaagcaTCTAAAAATGATGCTTGCAAAACACGCCAGCCTTACCGTCTCCATGTTGGTCTTTGGAGGGTAATCATACATCAGCATGGCTGCACTGGCCAGGctcctacaaaataaaacacacattcattGGTACGCTTTATCCTGCTCACACTGTCAGATATCCTCGTCCTTTTGCACTCATGAAAAAAAGCTTCAGATAAATAGAAACATCTGTGAGCCATGATCCTTGTGTAAAAGCTACAATccattaaaatttttgttaaggCCTAACTGAATTATTTACGACAACCACAATTGtttctgaaaagcaaaaaagaccaataaaaaaaaaacggaaaaccacaccttgaaaaaaatattttattaggcttttattttttatttatagtcaATATGTTACTCTGTGTCGAAACTAATTTAACACAGAAAGAGACGAGTTGTTTCACCATTTCAATCCGTGATTGAAACAAACTACTGCAAAagaatttgctgaaaaaaatggATTCAGAACAGAGTAAAGAAGTGCATCGAAGTTGTCCTGTCATCCTGGAGTTGGGAATGATGACAGCTTTCTCTGAAATGCCAACCGTGTCAATCAATATAGGTTAttaaaatctacaataaattGGTgtttacctaaaaataaataaatacatgataAGAGAATCAGAATATGCTAAAACTGAGATCAGGAAGTCAAAGGTTTTCAAAAACCAGAGATCAATCCCGTCAATCTGAATCTCtataatatttattagaaataataacTGAGGCTGTACTTCTAATACAAAGTTTAAAATCCTCTCGTCTAATGAAATTTAACTTTGACAATTCAAGCATGCACACACCTTTTATTCTACATATTTCATTTGTGTAATCCTTACTTGCCAATTGGTTCATACACATTAAGTCACATAACATCTTAATAGTTTGATATATATTGggataaaaaacacaaaatgcttaaagaaaaaaaggtttctggGACCACAGAAGACATTTTGCAGGTTTGATGTGCCTGGAAACTTCAGACACCAGATCACACATTAACACTCTGCATGTGCTGAGAACCGCCTGGTATTTGGATAAAAGAGTGTGAGGTTTCCACTCTGGCTTCAGTTACCTTGGCTTCAAATGGCCAGGTACAGCTGGGTTGGTAGATTGGGCCTAAATGGGAGTTTTTGAGTGTGATGGGGTGTaagtgtgcgtgcgtgcgtgtgtgtgtgtgtgtgtgtgtgttcactggagcattaaagcaacagaaactgTCAAAGAATGTACCCTGAGGGactctgtgcgtgtgtgtgtgtgtgtgtctgtgtatgaCCTGATTAAAGTCCAGAGTCTGGGACAGGTTAGCCTTTAATTATTAACTAATGGGTAAGAACACCAGCCATCACGTCCAGACAGACAGATACAGGAAGGCAGAGACACACACCGAGGCTCCAGATGGGGAGAGAGACGGATGCTTGCTAGCTGGGTCAGGAAGGGTGTGAACATGACGAGTGGAGCCTCGCCCTTTGCCCGGCTTCAGGGAAACAAAGAGCCTGGCAGtcaggtgtgcgtgtgtgtgagtgtgtgtctgcgtgcTGTGGGAGCGTGTTTTCTAATCCAGGTTTGAATTGTATGGCAGTTCAACCAGAGGTCAAACCATTTTCCTATTGTGGTTTGTGAATCACACGCGGCGCTGACAGTACAGGCAAGTATAAAGCACAAACAGATCATGACAACAGGAAATGGATAAAGGAAGGACTTTAGAGGGACTTTTTACCGCGACAACCAGAAACTTTAAATGTGCTACAGTCGGTTCTTTAGTgtgagtagaaaaaaaacaacaacaccttGTTCTACAGTGTTGgcttaacattgatgaaataaaacaacaaaaaatatttatacaagaGTAGGTAAATATTCTATTTATCACAATTTCAGCAGAGAAATATTGAGCACATCTTTCATCCAAAcccaaaaaagcaaacttgagactttttcttctttaatttgcaaaaatgctgatttttagtGAATAAAATTTATTCCCAAttactctttattttaaaaataatcactaCATACCAGTGGTTCTATTGCAATTTTACTGAAAGATAAAGATTTCAAAGATAGTTATTtatcctattttttttaaagtagtgATTAATATACTTTCCAAATCagttaaataaatgcagattttatttaattatttttcttattttgttaatttagtaTTAGCTACttttaaaattctgcatttaaacatttttctcaaaacttcATTTgcttattgagtttttttttacctccatcTATCAAATCAATATTATATTTTCCaacaacacattttgaaatgttttagtttttttacataCCAACAGTCACACATGTGACGCCGAGCCTCTGTGGAACTTCAGAGTGCGTACTGTAAATGTCAATTATCTCTTAACACCTGTGCAAGAACAGCCCTGGAGACATTTGCACCTCCAGTATGCGCCCCTAACAGCATTCACTGATATGTGTGCAAGCTGTGGAAtggttcttttttctttaaaacccaTTCCTTATTCAGGTTCatctttcaacagaaaaaaaaactggaacaaatGCTTATGGGCTTAAATGCAGGTACAATTCTTAGAAAAAACTTCATGCAGTTGCAAAAACATACCATTGTCCTTTTTCCTGAGTAGAACATTTACATAACTGAGAATAATGTGTGTCGTTTTCAAATgttggtaaataaaaacaaaagcaaaataaagtgATCCCTTTAAGTAGGTATGAGTCAAAGACTTTAATCTCCTTCTTCTGCAGGACAGAAACCAGGCAGAAATCAGTCATGATTTAAAAGGTGAAGGGAATAATTTAGGAGTGGGTCATAACAAGCCTAAGTCATGGTGTGagggaaaattttttttcctgttgtgcacaagtgggtgtgtgtttgagcATGTCTGCAAATATTGTCTTTCTAGGTCAGTAAAGCTACTGTGTACTCAACCCCAACCCACTCAGCAAACACTTCCTGCATCTCCTCTCCACACTTGGGCTCCAGCTCTtcccctccacctcctctccaTTTGCTCTCCAAACAAAAACTCATGTTGCTGCCATATTCATCTAATCCACCCcccccaccacctccttgctcttcttcttcttcttcttctccttctctatgaatgatataaaacaaacatgactgaAGGGGAAAATATTGCGGCTTGCAGGCCTTGGCTACCGActcaaccacacacacaaacacacacacacacacacacaagcatttTTACATGATCACAGAAGCACACAAAACTTTCTGCAAGctcaacaaaacacacacactaaatCACTAAAAGGCTAAATTATTacagacacgcacacatgcTCTAATGGCAGCAGACTGGAGATGATGAGATCACCAGAGAGACCAGAAACCTCCAGACAACGTCTTTGTCCAAGAACACACTGCAGCACACCCACCCACCCCCatacgcacgcacacacacatgcacacacacacagactgaaaGCCATGAGTTCCCTGCTCCTCACTCTGACTTTTCCTTTACTTTAAAGCCTATTTTTTCCTTTCCCCATCAGCATCACCTCATGTCAGTGCTCTGCTGTTTTAGCTCATGACTGTCACTTTGATGCCAGATTGCCAAACTTCTTCTCTGCAGCTTACAGCAATATTGCCTCATCTCCTGCAAACCTGGAACTTGAAGTACACACTGACTCACACTTTGCTGTTGACATTGCAATTAGCCCTTAGACAGAGTCTTAATTGCCTTACTCATCCAGGTGGTGAGCCAATAATCCAACGGTCCACTTCTTGTGAGCTTCTAAGAGCACACTTTCTGCCTGTTGGCTTTTGTTGCTTCAGAGTTGCTCTCTGTGTCTCTCAGCACCAATTAGGCACCTGGCCAGAATGAGATTTTCATGGCACGATAACCATAAGAACAAGTATCACAAGTATCATGGTAGCTCTTTACATGAAGATGAGATTAGGGCCCGAGGCTACTTCTTTACTTTTTAGCACCATTTTATTCCAAATGGTGTTTAATAGTTATTTTCCTAGCACAGtcacttttaaagaaacttCCTTTGGCTGTCCAGTTGCACTTCAGCGCGACTTGTCCAGTGTTTACAGTCAGAAATGATGCATGGTACTCTGCACCACTGAAGGTCCTAAAGGGTTTTCACTGGACAACTGGttgcttagcttagcttagcttagcttagcttagctttcCAGGTCAGAGGCTCAACAGCAGTGGGTTGACTTCATAAAGTGTAGTAGTGCTTAGTTGTTATTTGCTTCAGAGATAAAGAGAAACCTGGGtcacacaaacatgtttcattaaACGGACGCCAGACTGTACAGACTGATTGATTCAACATTTTAATAGCTTTATCTGCAGCATTGAAAAACTCGGGTACTTTCCAACGCTCCAGTCATAGGAGTGTTGGCTAACTTTTCATCTGTTTGCATTTtcaatttttggaaaattcCAAATGCAAAGGACTGATTGGATGCAATAATTAGTTAAatatcatattttaaaagtcaTGCCTTCGTATCCAAATACTCCAATAAGAAACTTGGCCATTCTGAAGGGGACTAACTGCCCCAGATATCATATATTCTTACAGCCAGAGATGATAAACCTTACAGAAAATTGGAGGATGGTTATAATGATGGGGACAAAGGAAAACAACCCAATTTGGGTTTATCATAATCATTATTGTAATCTTAATGTTCAGCAACTGTTTGTGTTCCTGATACTGTGTAGTCCTGCTCTAACCATGACTCTCCATGGTATTTGTGAccagaaatgtttctgcagaagttttttcctttttttaaaggactGAATTAATATGCTGTTTTTTCACTCAAAGCACTTTTACACTGAAGCCAAATTCACCAAGCCACACTCCTGAATACCCATGATGCACAGCTCAGCTTAGAGTGAAGAGCCCGGGCTGGGAATACACTGACATGTGGTGCAAGAGGaaactttaaatcaaacttgctattttttatttatttttagaatgtaAGATTCTTCgctcaaatgtttttgcagcCGACAAGGTTTTGCAACTGGTAGCTGCACCAAACCAAATCATCATTCTCCCACTTCTGGTTCCTTGACTTCACAAATAACATAAACTCTGACTCCTCTCAGTTTGAGGCCCCTCTCTCGTCTTATTTTGGCTTCCAATTCCCTCATTTGAGCTGCCTAGGCCCTACTCCCCAAaaaacacactcactcacacacacacacacgaacacacacagatcctctctgctcctctctgGCTACAGGCCTGCAGACCTCAGGGGGGGAACCCAGAGGGGGCCATCAGCAGGGGAGAGGAAACAGGATCCATCGTCTTGCACGCACATCCACACGCAAAACTGTGGATGAGCGCGCATTTAAAGAAACAACCGGAGCTGTCAAGCACTGACAAAGGCAAAACACGCGTGCACACCTCAAGTTGAGCTTGTCAAAGAGAGCGCAGTTTTTGAGGCTTTCCAGACAACTGAGGACAGAGGGGAAGGGGAGAGGAGGACCGGGGAG
Proteins encoded in this window:
- the klf3 gene encoding Krueppel-like factor 3 isoform X1; translation: MCVLFCRSLASAAMLMYDYPPKTNMETSFPEPYGVIFHHPSAFYRVPMQPFTPCNPTQSQQEPVDLSVSKRSSSTSSSPPASSPASPPSSPSSTYSSASRASPCSPHSQLHSSPTHSLPPPTHMMPYPPMVIQSPGVMVSPLVLPLPLMYPSPIPLHPSMIVSSPVPSDEGHLPSREHKYVHSTKHGEVHDLHKPIKTEPQPDLSQEALSSHEMKSSVIRIPHEYECNNPSVIVRTSSKHPLPAESPDTQKKRRIHCCDFSGCNKVYTKSSHLKAHRRTHTGEKPYKCVWEGCTWKFARSDELTRHFRKHTGVKPFQCPDCERSFSRSDHLALHKKRHLLV
- the klf3 gene encoding Krueppel-like factor 3 isoform X2 gives rise to the protein MLMYDYPPKTNMETSFPEPYGVIFHHPSAFYRVPMQPFTPCNPTQSQQEPVDLSVSKRSSSTSSSPPASSPASPPSSPSSTYSSASRASPCSPHSQLHSSPTHSLPPPTHMMPYPPMVIQSPGVMVSPLVLPLPLMYPSPIPLHPSMIVSSPVPSDEGHLPSREHKYVHSTKHGEVHDLHKPIKTEPQPDLSQEALSSHEMKSSVIRIPHEYECNNPSVIVRTSSKHPLPAESPDTQKKRRIHCCDFSGCNKVYTKSSHLKAHRRTHTGEKPYKCVWEGCTWKFARSDELTRHFRKHTGVKPFQCPDCERSFSRSDHLALHKKRHLLV